The DNA window GGTGCCAGCTGCAGAGAGGCCGGGGGCGGCGGGTGCCAGGCCCCGGCGTCATCACTCAGAGCGCGGGCAGGCGGATGTCGGGCAGGAGGCGGCAGGCGGTGACGATGTCGACGGTGGCGGCCACGGCGCGCAGGTCGCGGCGAGCCAGGCGCAGGCAGtgggcagcagcggcggcggtggCCTGCGCCCGGCCcagggccccccccagccccccaaggTGCCGGGCGGCGCTGCCGTAGCTCTGCCGCAGGGCGCTGCCCAccgccccccgcagccgccccgaGCCCTCCCACAGCCGCTGCTGCAGCAGTGaggggcccccccggcccccccaaaCCACCGCCGGCTCCTCTGCCAGCAACGGGGGGGGCTTCGGCCTctcacccccctcctcctcctcctcctcctcctcttcttcggTCTCAGAGGCTTCACCCGGCACCTTCAGCCcggccccggggacccccccggtcgccccccccagcagctccggcTCCGAGTCGCTCTCGGAGGCTTCGCCCGGCACCaccctgggggggcggggggcggccatggcctgggggaggacagcaggGGGGTCAGGGGGACagcacaccccaccccaccccccccggtgtccccaacctctgcccccccgcctcccgccgtgCTCAGTCCCCCCCCGGGTCCCCTCGACCCTCTGACCCCCAACCAAGCCTCAgcccctcccccagcccagggaccTCCCGGCCCCACGGAGACCCCCAGATCCTCCTCCCCACGCCCagggaacacccccccccccccccgacccgcTCCCCCCCGGCGGCCGCAGCCCCCGGGCTCTGCCCCTCCGGGACCCCCCGGCATCTCCCACCtccggcccggcgccgccgcagGTCACATGACGGTGGGCACCGCGTCACGTGCCGGGGGGAGGGCAGCCTCCATCCCGGAAGTGCCCTTGcgcggcgcatgcgcggggcgggcggcggggtgcGCTCTGCCccctggcggcgggggggggggggagcgctgcagcggggggggcgctgggggtgtgggggggtactggggaaactgggggttactgggggtcTGGGGGAGACGGGGGGTtgctgggagggagtggggggccTGGGGGTCTGGAGAGTACTGGGGAAactggggggggaatgggggttgctgcgagggactgggggaactgggggtctggggggtacTGGGAAAACTGGGGGagactgggggatactgggggttactgggagggatggggggactGGGGGAGACCGGGGGttgctgggagggactgggggtctggggggtacTGGGGAAACTGggtgggggggactgggggagaCTGGGGGTCTGAGGGGGGAGACTGGGGGAGactgggggagactgggggggGGGATAGGGGAGAATAGCGGGGTACTGGAGggactgggggacactggggtgacgtgggggtactggggggtactgggagggatggggggggccTGGGGGAGATTGGGATGCCGGGGTCACGGGGAGGGACttgtgggggggggagaggaactgggggagactggggggggactgggaggaactgggggaACGACCTGGGGGAGACTGGAGGGTACTGGGGGAGACCGGGTCACTGGAGgacactggggtgggggggggggggggtacctGCAACACCCTCAACCTCCCAGGACccctgagacaccccccccccccaaaacaccctgaCCCCAGGAgagtgggtgctggggggggtgggggctgggtgCCCCCTGTCACCCGTGGGTGCCCCCAGCTGAGCCCACGGGGTGCTGGGagccgccggcggggggggggggggggtgggtggtgggtgtgcACCCCCCCGTGGGTGATCgcaggacaccccccaccccccgtcccAGCTCTACAGATCCCAtaggacccccccccacccccactcaCCAGCTTGCCGATGGGGGGCTGGGAGTCCatggggcctggggaggggggggggttaccactgtcgccccccccccccccaactcccatTTCTCCACGGTGGCACCTGCGCGGAGGGTGTCACCATGTCCCCCCCcttgtcccctgtgtccccattgGGGACCCactacccccccccccgccccccgtcgcCGTGTTCTCCACACCCACCCTGTCCCCCGTGGGGCCGGgagggctccgggggggggggggcgctgggacAGAGGGACCCCGGTCACGGCCTCCCGGTGGCACACGTGGCTGCTCAGCCCTTTTCGGGGCGCCGAGGCCACCGCCAGGAGATGCCACCGCTGCCACCCGCCCCCACGCTGGCCCCTTACGGCCCCCCTGTCCCCCGGCTGCCCTCCGCGTCCCCACGTCCCCTGCATCCCCCGGGTCCCCTCCGTCCCCTGTGCCCTCCTTGTGCCCGCTTGTCCCCAAGTCCCTCCAGCcttgtccctgtgtccctgcgtgtccccccccacatccctggTGTCCCTCATGTCCCCTGGATGGGGCGGGCACGGTGGCCATGAGTGTCACTGGCGCTGGTGGCTGGCGGGCAAGCAGGTTCCTCTGGCAGGAGCCACTGGCCACAGGAAGCGGCGACGTCACGGCGATGTCACGGCGATGTCACGGCAATGGCGGGGCGATGGCGGGGCGATGATGGCATGGCCGTGTCACCGGCAGAGGCGGGCAGCGGGCGGCTGTCCCCTCAGCTCTGCCGGCGGCCGCTGGCTCCTGGCCCTGCCTGACGGGAGCCtccgtgtccccagtgtccctgcaaccccccccccgtgtcccctctgtCTCCCcggtgtccctgtgtcccctcagGCCTCCTGtgtccccctcagccccaccGTATCCCCCTTGCCCCTGTGTCCCGCGTGTCCCtgcacccccgtgtccccctgtcacCGCATACCCCATGTCCCCCCCgcgtccctgctgtcccccacgtcccctcaggtcccctgtgtcccctgcacctccccacgccccccccatccctgcatctccccatcttccccctgtcccctgcgtcccccctgtccctgcatccccgATGTCCCCCCCTGTTCCCTGCGTcccccctgtccctgcatccctgatgtccccccctgtcccctgcatcccccccgtCCCTGCATCCCTGATGTCCCCCCCtgtcccctgcatcccccccgtCCCTGCATCCCTgatgtcccccccgtcccctgcatccccccctgtccctgcatccctgatgtcccccccgtcccctgcatccccccctgtccctgcatccctgatgtcccccccgtcccctgcatccccccctgTCCCCTGCATCCCTgatgtcccccccgtcccctgcatccccccctgtccctgcatccctgatgtcccccccgtcccctgcatcccccccatcccctgcatccccacatccccTCTGTCCCTGCGTCCCTCATCCCTCCAGTcgtgtcccacccccccccccccatatcccctccaccccccacgtccccatgtccccttcaGCCCCCGCCATCTCCCGTGGGACGCGTCCCCTGCCCCGTCTCCCCGTCCCACCCCACACCCCCGTCCCTCCGTGGGGGCTGGAGCCTCCGCGGGCGTTGCTGGGCCCTGACTCAGGCGAAGCTCCCGCCGGCGCAGCCGGAATTTCTACCTGATCCACACCTAATTATTTCCTTCCCGGCCCAGCAGCGGCGGGGGCCGGATCCTGACCCAGTATAAATCCAgtggggagcggagccggggacCGATGTGGCCGGAGGCAGACGGGGATGGAGCCGGAGGCGCTGCCAGGGGtaggatggggacggggacagggcggGATGAGGCCCtggggggtggccctggggcagCTTGTGGGGGGTACTGGGCGGGGGGAGAGGGTGCGGGGCCCCAGCCACCAGTGTCCCCACTACAGGCTGTCCCATGGTCACCAGTGTCCCCAGTACAGGCTGTCCCATGGTCACCAGTGTCCCCAGTATAGGCTGTCCCATGGTGACCAGTGTCCCCAGTACAGGCTATCCCACGGTCACCAGTATCCCCAGTACAGGCTGGGCTATGGTCACCAGTGTCCCCAGTACAGGCTGCCCCATGGTCACCAGTATCCCCAGTACAGGCTGTCCCATGGTCACCAGTGTCCCCGGTACAGGCTATCCCACGGTCACCAGTGTCCCCAGTCCTGGCTGACCCTGTGCCCCTTTTGCACGGTCTAACAGAGTCCCCAGTTCAGgatgtcccagtgctcccagtccagcctgcccccacggctcccagtgctcccagtccaggctattccatggctgccagggctcccagtccaggctgtcccacggctcccagtgctcccagtccaggctgcccccatggctcccagtgctcccactccaggctgtcccatggctcccagtgctcccagtccggGCTATtccatggctcccagtgctcccagtccaggctattCCATggctcccagggctcccagtccaggctgtcccatggctcccagtgctcccagtccaggctattccatggctcccagtgctcccagtccagcctgcccccacggctcccagtgctcccagtccaggctgcccccatggctcccagtgctcccagtccaggctattccatggctcccagtgcccccagtccagGCTGTCCCATGGCTCCCAATGCTCCCAGTCCAGCCTGCCCCCacggctcccagtgctcccagtccaggctgtcccatggctcccagtgctcccagtccagcctgcccccatggctcccagtgctcccagtccagcctgcccccacggctcccagtgctcccagtccaggctgcccccatggctcccagtgctcccagtccaggctattccatggctcccagtgctcccagtccaggctgtcccatggctcccagtgctcccagtccaggctgcccccatggctcccagtgctcccagtccaggctattCCATGGCTCCCAGCgctcccagtccaggctgcccccatggctcccagtgctcccagtccaggctgcccccatggctcccagtgctcccagtccagcctgcccccacggctcccagtgctcccagtccaggctattCCAtgggtcccagtgctcccagtccaggctgcccccatggctcccagtgctcccagtccaggctattCCATGGCTACCAGCgctcccagtccaggctattCCATGGCTCCCAGCgctcccagtccaggctgcccccacggctcccagtgctcccagtccaggctgtcccatggctcccagtgctcccagtccaggctattccatggctcccagtgctcccagtccaggctgtcccgtggctcccagtgctcccagtccaggctgcccccatggctcccagtgctcccagtccaggctattCCATGGCTCCCAGCGCTCCCAGTCCAGCCAGCCCCCacggctcccagtgctcccagtccaggctattCCAtgggtcccagtgctcccagtccagcctgcccccacggctcccagtgctcccagtccaggctgcccccatggctcccagtgctcccagtccaggctattccatggctcccagtgcccccagtccagGCTGTCCCATGGCTCCCAATGCTCCCAGTCCAGCCTGCCCCCACGGctcacagtgctcccagtccaggctgtcccatggctcccagtgctcccagtccaggctgcccccatggctcccagtgctcccagtccagcctgcccccacggctcccagtgctcccagtccaggctattccatggctcccagtgctcccagtccaggctgcccccatggctcccagtgctcccagtccaggctattccatggctcccagtgctcccagtccaggctattCCATGGCTCCCAGCGCTCCCAGTCCAGCCTGCCCCCacggctcccagtgctcccagtccagcctgcccccatggctcccagtgctcccagtccaggctattccatggctcccagtgctcccagtccaggctgtcccatggctcccagtgctcccagtccaggctgcccccatggctcccagtgctcccagtccaggctattCCATGGCTCCCAGCGCTCCCAGTCCAGCCTgcccccatggctcccagtgctcccagtccaggctgtcccattgctcccagtgctcccagtccaggctgcccccacggctcccagtgctcccagtccaggctgcccccatggctcccagtgctcccagtccaggctattccatggctcccagtgctcccagtccaggctgtcccatggctcccagtgctcccagtccaggctattccatggctcccagtgcccccagtccagGCTGTCCCATGGCTCCCAATGCTCCCAGTCCAGCCTGCCCCCacggctcccagtgctcccagtccaggctgtcccatggctcccagtgctcccagtccaggctgtcCCAtgctccccagtgtccccagcacctCGGTACCCAGCCGGGCGGTTTGTCCCGGTCAGTCCCCATCACCCCACTCCAGTCCTGCCCGCTCCGGCCTCGCGCCCCTTCCAGACCCCCTGTCACCCAGGTCCCCCCCGTCGTCCCCACGGGGGCGCTCAGGGAGTGGCCATGGGGACCTGAGGCCCTCGGGGACAAGGATGGGGTCCTACAGCGGAAGAGCAGGATTTTGGTGCCGACCCTCCctaaaaccaccccaaaaccatgagatggctctgtccccacggtgtccccctgtccccatgtccgcATGTCCCCATGTCTGCGTGTCCCCATAtctctgtgtccccatgtccccgtggtgtccccatatctctgtgtccccatgtccccatgtccccatggcgTCCCCATttccccacggtgtccccacgACCAAGCGTGCCCATATGCCCATGTCCGTTTGCTCCTGCGTCCCCGTGTCCCACCGTCCCCGAGGTGTCCCGGGGGGGTGCAGTGGGTGCCCCACGTCCTCCCCTCTGGCAGGGTGCCTGCTCGCCGGCGTGTGGGGGGTCCTCGTCGGGATCCTCGGGGTGCTGTGAGGAGCACCTGGCCTGCCTGGGCCCGGAGGGGGACACCTGTGCCTGCCGCGACGGCGCCTTCGTGGAGGTGGAGCCTGGGGACAACCAAGGtacgggggtggggggacagcagCGGGGACAGAGGCAGCTGGGAGGGGCAGGCCCACCTGGCCTGCCTGGccatcccgtccccatccccatcccatctccatcccatcccatccccgtccccgtccccatctccttcccatcccatccccatctccttcccatccccatcccatcccatctccatcccatccccgtccccatctccttcccatcccatccccgtccccatgtccatcccatctccatcccatcccatcccatttccttcccatcccatcccattcccatctccttcccatcccatcccatttccttcccatcccatcccattcccctctccttcccatcccatcccatcatctcctccccatcccatcccatccccatcccatccccatccccatcccatcatctccttcccatcccatccccatcccgtcccatcccatccccatctccttcccatcccatcccatcatctcctccccatcccatcccatccccaatgccatcccatcccatccccatcccatcccatcccatcatctcctccccatcccatccccaatgccatcccatccccatctccttcccattcccatccccatctccttcccatccccatcccatcatctccttcccatcccacccccatctccttcccattcccatcccatcatctccttcccatcccaccccatcccatccccatctccttcccattcccatcccatcatctccttcccatccccatcccatcccatactatccccatctccttcccatcccatcccatcccatccctatccccatccccatctccttcctATCGCAtctcatctcatcccatccccatcccatcccatcccatcccatcccagatTTGGGGTCCCTGTGGCACCAGCACCCGTGTCCCAGGGTGGGGCAGGCTCCCCAGCGCCTGCAGACGTGGGGGGCGGCCGAGGGTCACGCCGActgtcccctcccgctccccagagCTGCTGACGGAGGATGACATCTACTGCCGCTGCCTCTCCAAGACACTGTGCCACACGGCCACCCCCGTCACAGTCGGCTTCTACGCCCCCTGCGGCCACCGCCTCTACTCCCTGCTGGACAAGGTCACTGGTGGGTGTGGGGCCACGGGGCCACCACGGGTCACCCCCCCCGGgagcctcccagccagccccgctggctTCGGGGGGGTCCCCATGGCACCAGCATCCCGCCTGTTTGCACCCTGGACTGGGGGGTCCCTGTTGCAGCAGTGTCTTTCCTGGTCCCCCCACCTCGTCCCCAGATTTGGGGGTCCCTGTCGCTTGTCCCACCACCCCGTTTTCTTCTACAGCTTTGGGGTACCCCATGGCACTAgcacccatcccatcccatctccttcccatccccaacccatcccatctccttcccatcccatcccatcccatcccatcccatcccatcccatcccatcccttcccatctccttcccatcccatcccatcccatcccagtttCTCCCCTGGCTTTCAAGTCCCTCTTTCATAAACACCCATCCCACATCTCCCCTACATTTGGCGTCCCCCACTGCACCagctcccatcccaccccatcccatctcatccctatctccttcccatccccatcccatcatctccttcccatcatctccttcccatcatctccttcccatccccatcccatccgctcccattccatcccatctcctccccatcccatcccatcccatctcatctccttcccatcccatccgcatctccttcccatccccaccccatcatctccttcccatcatctccttcccgtcctatcccatcccatcccatcccatcccatcccctcccatccccccGTAAGGCTCAGGGCACCTTCACCCCCTGGTCCCTCATCCCCGCTTTTCCCCCAAGGCTTCATGCGGCAGGAGATGGTGCGGCGGGAGGAGGCCGAGCTGCGCCGGAGCCACCAGAAGCCACGTAGCCCCGAGGGCTGGGGGTTGCTGCTGGTCCTCTGGTACCTGGCCTTCTACAAGCCCATCATCACCGAGAGCCACCTGAGGAGGAAGAACATCGAGTTCATCTTCATCCGCTTCAGCGCCTGGCAATACGCCGGCTGCGACAAGCTCTGGGCCGGTTTGGTCACCACCCTCTGTGACAGCATCCGCCACCATTTTGGGGCTCTGCCCCTCAGCGTCTACCATGTCATGGGCACCCGGCCCCGCTTCGCCTCTGGCTTCAGCCAGAAGGAATGGGTCCTCAAGACGGGCACCTGCCTCAAGCTCTGGGGGCTGCTCTTCGTCCTGGGCGCCGGCCTCACCATCCTGCTGGTGGCCCTCTTGGTGCCCGGCATCAAGGACCACCACGCCTTGAAGGTGGTGGGCAGCGCCGTCACCTCGCTCTCGGGTTCCGGTTTGGCGCTGGGAGCTTTCTCCATCCTGAAGAACCTGTTGATCAGCGA is part of the Rissa tridactyla isolate bRisTri1 chromosome 27, bRisTri1.patW.cur.20221130, whole genome shotgun sequence genome and encodes:
- the BLOC1S3 gene encoding biogenesis of lysosome-related organelles complex 1 subunit 3 gives rise to the protein MAAPRPPRVVPGEASESDSEPELLGGATGGVPGAGLKVPGEASETEEEEEEEEEEGGERPKPPPLLAEEPAVVWGGRGGPSLLQQRLWEGSGRLRGAVGSALRQSYGSAARHLGGLGGALGRAQATAAAAAHCLRLARRDLRAVAATVDIVTACRLLPDIRLPAL